The Rhizoctonia solani chromosome 4, complete sequence genome contains a region encoding:
- a CDS encoding cytochrome P450 family protein — MLLSAVCLITGVLALLLVRRHRKLKSLVGLYGPPPSSYLAGHFKHMFGLHGIDFQLEVLRKYGPTVGMTGVMGEPFILTFDPGFIHTVLVRERSKFERNEGGTLMEMSIGIIANCLTQFLRYNIFANVSSNISLPSLSTDTSLTVLPVFTDVAKQACRAIDQSLSTEVNDVFQWSTAAALEFIGEAGLGYSFGSFSGETNEYSVASKSVFQLFAKLVPFIPLYPYLYRLPITPQLLSYVPFPLLQQVLKATKLQNDQAEQILRKRKDLLERGVDLESVTGRGKDILTQLSNSVIARILDVVAHDTNIQDKMREELLENKDKDTLELPYLDAVVKETLRLYPPVTYLGRVCEEDTVVPLIYPISTPSGTTTNLPVKKGTRLALSVVFSNRDESVWGKRASEFWPERWLETEQQQTHSHLQGIYSSMMTFGLGQYSCIGFKFAVMEIKVMTSQLLKSFRFEPSGEDYAWEKHIEFFKDYLMKIIRRTSIHAAMREHKPQEHIPEDTSSNDKERETTSKNTEQATSNQADDMSYDDVAKQALFHWDRFSRLGNLDDLEKVIGYSIRGLDLIPEGGPDTIRWLGFLVKCHDSRYLRLKDLDDLEKSIAWCIRRMEVTPKNDVSLLSQLKDMVLLYKARYQRLRRAHDLEKMLEYSSRLLAYTPEGHPSLPEVHDRVGESYIYRYEWNNCEADLKQGIRYRSFALELTPDGDECLPYRCAAVAEAYLHLYRRIGNMADLKKGIEDYTRALELTPDDNPVMAHWLASLGRAYSDQYERMEDMDAFSRSIDQTSRAIELTPDGHPGLGDCHEILSRLYHHRFRRLGDATDLSISMEHISRALKFTPDGSQQLSDRFSFLGGLYLELYQARGDHQDLDRSIKLMTHAISFAPEDHHPARAFLYFSLGTPHGDRYRRTGNLADLEKAIEYHDHAAELTPKGHTLLPVRYVALSMALADRYRRMGDPVDLGRAISFIMSVLDLTPDNHPSFPEQCTSLGQLYIEQFRRFGHISDIDKAIEYRSRALKLTPSDNKRLNVMLSNLGLCYIYRCESSGDIADVEKAIEHNSRALELTPDGHIGRPGVCIFLGISYRNRYQLMGDIADLEKSIEYTSHALTLTPDGHIELPFRHYLMAASRHQQYQHTGDPSHLEVCLVSFRRSSKLSVAPPRIVFNNALDWARLASRHTYLHPIEAFRAAMELLPHFTWLGATASQRYYDVTMMDNLAVRAAAVAIRSSEYATCLEWLEHGRCLVWNQALTLRSPQAILEKSHPELAAQLYDVSQQLHCNENPKYRYDLAKKYSDLLTQARLLPGFEDFLQPTKAAGLLKAARHGPVVVVNCFRNDCDALVIMPGQDDIGHVALPNYTEAKARHARSEIEQLVCNKGLRERGFMLKGGRARVQEPDPDVGLVLADLWNDVIKPVLEHLGYLTNDVTGQLPHITWCPTGALTFLPLHAAGDYDQPRSKVFDYVVSSYTPTLTALLTSAPTMPHRVPRVLAIGQTATSGYSQLPGTTRELASIRTHTRDRAEYSQLTGRKATPKAVLKAMENHDWVHLACHAHQNVTDPTKSGFFLHGGRLDFAEITRRSFRSKGLAFLSACQTATGDERLPDEAAHLASGMLMAGYPSVIATMWSVMDEDAPMVADMVYSELMKDGKVGGGEAGRALHNAVARLREKVGERNIARWVPYIHIGS; from the exons ATGTTACTTTCTGCTGTGTGTCTCATTACTGGAGTATTAGCATTATTACTCGTCCGCCGGCACCGTAAACTCAAGTCTCTTGTCGGGCTCTATGGTCCACCTCCTAGTAGCTACCTCGCTGGGCACTTTAAGCACATGTTTGGCCTACATGGGATTGACTTTCAACTCGAAGTACTGAGAAAATACGGTCCGACAGTTGGAATGACGGGTGTCATGGGG GAACCATTCATACTCACATTCGACCCTGGATTTATACACACCGTGCTTGTCAGGGAGAGGTCAAAGTTTGAGAGAAACGAAGGAGGAACCTT GATG GAGATGAGCATCGGTATCATCGCAAA CTGCTTAACCCAGTTTTTACGGTACAACATCTTCGCGAATGTAAGCTCCAACATTTCCCTCCCAAGTCTATCGACTGATACCTCCCTTACAGTG CTCCCGGTATTCACAGATGTTGCGAAACAA GCATGCCGTGCCATCGACCAGTCCCTCTCAACGGAAGTAAATGACGTATTCCAGTGGTCCACAGCTGCCGCATTGGAATTTATCGGCGAGGCAGGACTCGGATACTCGTTTGGATCGTTTAGCGGGGAAACGAACGAATATAGTGTAGCAAGTAAAAGCGTATT CCAACTGTTTGCCAAACTTGTGCCGTTTATCCCTCTCTACCCATACCTTTATCGTCTCCCCATTACTCCGCAGCTATTATCATatgttccttttcctttatTACAGCAAGTCCTGAAGGCCACGAAACTTCAGAACGATCAGGCTGAGCAAATTCTCCGGAAACGGAAAGATCTCCTCGAACGAGGCGTCGACCTGGAATCAGTAACAGGAAGGGGAAAGGACATCCTGACTCAACTGAGCAA CTCTGTCATTGCTCGGATCCTGGATGTAGTTGCGCACGATACTAATATTCAAGATAAAATGAGGGAAGAACTATTGGAAAACAAGGACAAAGACACGCTGGAGCTACCTTATCTCGACGCGGTCGTCAAAGAAACGCTGAGATTATATCCTCCGGTTACGTACCTGGGTCGAGT ATGCGAAGAAGACACCGTTGTGCCTCTTATCTACCCAATATCTACTCCTTCTGGAACAACCACCAACCTGCCGGTCAAAAAAGGAACCCGTCTTGCCTTGAGTGTAGTGTTCTCAAACCGCGATGAGAGTGTCTGGGGGAAGCGAGCAAGCGAATTTTGGCCCGAGCGATGGCTCGAAACGGAGCAGCAGCAGACACACTCTCATTTGCAAGGAATTTATTCTTCCAT GATGACATTTGGGCTCGGTCAATATTCATGTATCGGGTTCAAGTTTGCTGTTATGGAAATCA AAGTGATGACCAGCCAGTTACTCAAGTCGTTCAGGTTTGAACCCTCTGGCGAAGACTATGCCTGGGAG AAACATATCGAATTTTTCAAAGATTATCTTATGAAAATTATACGAAGAACAAGCATCCACGCTGCCATGCGTGAACATAAAC CCCAAGAACATATACCGGAAGATACCTCGAGTAACGATAAAGAGCGTGAAACTACATCAAAGAATACGGAGCAAGCTACTTCCAATCAGGCGGATGATATGA GCTACGATGATGTGGCCAAGCAGGCCCTTTTCCACTGGGACAGGTTCAGTCGCTTGGGCAATCTAGATGACCTTGAGAAAGTTATTGGCTACTCAATTCGTGGACTCGATCTGATTCCGGAAGGAGGGCCAGACACAATACGTTGGTTAGGTTTTCTAGTAAAATGCCACGATTCTCGGTATCTTCGCCTCAAGGACTTGGATGACCTGGAAAAATCGATTGCTTGGTGTATCCGACGAATGGAGGTGACCCCAAAGAACGATGTAAGCCTCCTGTCGCAGCTGAAGGATATGGTGCTATTGTACAAGGCACGATATCAACGGCTTAGAAGAGCTCATGATCTCGAAAAAATGCTGGAATACAGTTCCCGTCTACTTGCGTACACTCCTGAGGGACACCCGAGCTTACCAGAGGTGCATGATCGCGTGGGGGAGTCATACATCTATCGGTATGAATGGAACAATTGCGAGGCTGACCTGAAACAAGGGATCAGATATCGCTCTTTTGCACTGGagctcactcccgacggagACGAGTGCTTGCCATACCGGTGCGCTGCTGTAGCGGAGGCATATCTCCATCTTTATCGACGAATAGGAAACATGGCTGACCTGAAAAAAGGGATCGAAGATTACACTCGTGCACTGGAACTCACTCCCGATGATAACCCTGTCATGGCACACTGGCTTGCTTCTCTAGGGAGAGCATACAGCGATCAATATGAACGGATGGAAGACATGGATGCCTTCTCCAGGTCGATTGATCAGACGTCTCGTGCGATTGAACttactcccgacggccatccagGCCTAGGAGATTGTCATGAGATTCTATCTAGATTATACCATCATCGATTCCGCCGGCTGGGAGACGCGACTGACCTTTCCATATCGATGGAACACATATCCCGTGCACTTAAGTTCACTCCCGACGGGAGCCAACAACTGTCAGACCGCTTTTCTTTTCTCGGAGGGTTATATCTGGAACTTTATCAAGCGAGGGGAGACCACCAAGACCTGGATAGATCGATCAAATTAATGACTCATGCAATCTCGTTTGCCCCCGAAGACCACCACCCAGCGCGAGCATTCCTGTATTTTAGTCTAGGGACGCCACACGGCGATCGGTACCGTCGAACAGGAAACTTGGCTGACCTGGAGAAAGCGATCGAGTACCACGATCATGCAGCGGAGCTCACTCCCAAAGGCCACACCCTCTTGCCAGTCCGGTATGTTGCTCTATCAATGGCACTTGCGGACCGTTACCGGCGGATGGGAGACCCCGTCGATCTGGGGAGGGCGATCTCATTCATTATGTCTGTACTAGACCTGACTCCTGATAACCACCCAAGCTTCCCAGAGCAGTGCACCAGTCTGGGGCAGTTATACATCGAGCAATTTCGACGGTTCGGACATATATCTGACATAGATAAAGCGATAGAATACCGCTCTCGTGCACTGAAACTCACTCCCAGCGACAACAAACGCCTAAATGTCATGCTTTCTAATCTCGGATTGTGCTACATCTATCGATGTGAATCCTCAGGGGACATCGCTGATGTGGAAAAAGCTATTGAACACAACTCTCGCGCACTGGAGCTCACTCCCGATGGTCACATAGGCCGACCAGGGGTCTGTATTTTTCTAGGGATCTCATATAGAAATCGATATCAACTGATGGGAGACATTGCCGACCTGGAGAAATCGATCGAATACACTTCTCATGCACTCACACTCACTCCTGACGGTCACATAGAGTTGCCTTTCCGACACTACCTAATGGCCGCATCCCGTCACCAGCAGTATCAGCACACAGGCGATCCATCTCATCTTGAGGTCTGCCTCGTTTCCTTTCGTCGGTCCTCAAAGCTATCAGTCGCACCACCACGCATTGTGTTCAATAATGCTCTTGACTGGGCAAGGCTCGCATCTCGGCATACCTATCTCCATCCTATCGAGGCTTTCCGTGCGGCCATGGAGCTTCTGCCTCACTTTACCTGGCTTGGCGCCACCGCTTCTCAGCGATATTATGATGTGACTATGATGGATAACTTGGCTGTAAgagctgctgctgttgccaTCCGATCCTCAGAATACGCTACATGTCTGGAGTGGCTGGAGCATGGACGGTGTCTTGTGTGGAATCAGGCACTTACTCTTCGATCCCCGCAAGCTATCCTTGAAAAATCTCACCCAGAACTCGCTGCTCAGCTTTATGACGTCTCTCAGCAGCTTCACTGCAATGAAAACCCGAAGTATCGGTACGATCTAGCGAAGAAATATAGCGATCTGTTGACTCAGGCACGGTTATTACCCGGGTTCGAGGATTTTCTGCAGCCCACAAAGGCTGCCGGTCTCTTGAAGGCTGCTCGACACGGTCCCGTGGTTGTGGTGAACTGCTTCAGGAACGATTGCGACGCGCTTGTGATCATGCCTGGACAGGATGACATTGGTCATGTCGCTCTGCCGAACTACACTGAAGCCAAAGCACGACATGCTCGATCGGAGATAGAACAGCTGGTGTGTAACAAGGGGCTTCGAGAACGTGGATTCATGCTCAAGGGCGGACGCGCCCGGGTTCAAGAACCCGATCCGGACGTGGGACTGGTGTTAGCGGATCTATGGAACGACGTCATTAAGCCGGTGCTCGAACATTTGGGATACCTG ACCAATGATGTGACTGGCCAGCTACCACATATCACATGGTGCCCTACAGGTGCACTCACCTTCTTACCGCTACACGCAGCTGGTGACTATGACCAGCCCCGATCAAAAGTGTTCGATTATGTGGTATCGTCATATACCCCGACCCTCACCGCACTGCTCACCTCTGCTCCGACCATGCCACACCGTGTTCCTCGCGTGCTTGCTATTGGCCAAACGGCTACGTCCGGCTACAGTCAGCTGCCAGGCACCACCAGGGAACTCGCATCTATCAGGACTCACACCCGCGACCGAGCCGAGTACTCGCAACTCACCGGCAGAAAAGCAACTCCCAAGGCTGTACTCAAGGCGATGGAGAATCATGACTGGGTGCATCTTGCCTGCCATGCTCATCAGAATGTGACCGACCCGACCAAGAGTGGATTCTTTCTGCATGGCGGCAGGCTGGACTTTGCTGAAATCACCCGACGATCGTTCAGGAGCAAGGGACTGGCGTTCCTGTCGGCTTGCCAGACGGCGACTGGGGACGAGAGGCTGCCGGACGAAGCGGCCCATCTTGCGTCTGGGATGCTGATGGCGGGATATCCCAGCGTCATAGCGACGATGTGGTCAGTGATGGACGAAGATGCGCCGATGGTGGCGGACATGGTGTACTCGGAACTGATGAAGGACGGGAAGGTAGGGGGTGGGGAGGCGGGGAGGGCGTTGCACAACGCTGTTGCGAGACTGCGTGAGAAGGTGGGAGAGCGGAACATTGCGCGATGGGTGCCATACATCCACATAGGATCGTAG